A single window of Plasmodium relictum strain SGS1 genome assembly, contig: PRELSG_00_v1_95, whole genome shotgun sequence DNA harbors:
- the PIGM gene encoding GPI mannosyltransferase I, putative produces MSFIEKQFQFNIKNKRKYKEININFLTRIIYFLGILLRIIIYYYGSWQDNNLNVKFTDIDYYVFSDAAKYVLSNRSPYERYTYRYTPILAYLMLPNFFIHFSFGKILFSSIDFLVSILIVKIIKIKYPDCKNYIYYVSLWILNPFVIVISIRGNADCIPCLLVLITVFFIYQKKIFLSSIFYGLAVNFKIYPIIYSLPLMLYLNKNYLPREKVFYLKKKNDSLLNYIINVFYIIFQFFVELFKLNYNQLVFSLCSLFTFLILNIIFYTIYGYEFLYESYIYHLVRRDHRHNFSLFFYIMYLSIEKSSRIIPLITFLPQTILIGILGMKYAKTNLDLSMFLQTVVFIAMNKVCTSQYFIWCIPFIPIILCSITLDRKNIIIITFAIVLFTLTKSHWLLWAYYLEFKGYNSFLQLFCSSILFIISEMTLCWVFMYVHHKEQKIKKN; encoded by the exons atgtcTTTTATAGAAAAACAATTTCaatttaacataaaaaataaaagaaagtaCAAAGAAatcaatataaattttttaacaagaataatatattttctagGAATATTACTTcgtattataatatattactaTGGATCATGGcaagataataatttaaatgttaAATTTACAGATATTGattattatgttttttcTGATGCAGCAAAATATGTATTAAGTAACAGATCTCCTTATGAAAGATATACCTATAGATATACTCCAATATTAGCATACTTAATGCTACcaaattttttcattcatttttcttttggaaaaattttgttttcatCAATAGATTTTCTTGTTAGTATTCTTAtagttaaaattataaaaattaaatatccTGActgtaaaaattatatatattatgtttCATTATGGATTTTAAATCCTTTTGTTATTGTTATTTCTATTAGAGGTAATGCTGATTGTATACCTTGCTTATTAGTTCTAATAacagtattttttatttaccaaaaaaaaatttttttatcttctattttttatggATTGGctgttaattttaaaatatatccAATTATTTATTCTCTTCCTTTAATgctatatttaaataagaaCTATTTACCTAGAGAAAAAGttttctatttaaaaaaaaaaaacgattCGTTGTTAAATTACataataaatgtattttatattatatttcagTTCTTTgttgaattatttaaattaaactATAATCAATTAGTATTTTCTTTATGCAGCTTATtcacttttttaattttaaatataattttttatacaat ATATGgatatgaatttttatatgaGTCTTATATTTATCATCTAGTTAGACGTGATCATAGGCATAatttttccctttttttctatataatgTATTTAAGTATTGAAAAAAGCTCAAGg atcATACCCCTAATAACATTTTTACCTCAAACGATTTTAATAGGTATACTCGGCATGAAATATGCAAAAACAAATTTGGATTTATCCATGTTTTTACaa acAGTAGTTTTCATTGCTATGAATAAAGTTTGCACATCTCAG TATTTTATATGGTGTATTCCATTTATACCAATTATACTTTGTTCCATAACTTTAGATAGg aaaaatattattattattacttttgCAATCGTTTTGTTTACGTTGACAaag aGTCATTGGTTGCTATGGGCATATTATCTTGAATTTAAAGgatataattcatttttgcAA TTATTTTGttcatctattttatttattatatctgAAATGACTCTATGCTGGGTTTTTATGTATGTGCATCATAAGGAGcagaagataaaaaaaaattaa
- a CDS encoding kinesin-like protein, putative: protein MDLNKNEDKNKINLGELQVESSSKEEAIRVCTRIRPLFEKEVNRGHLKAWKMNKTDMHLIIEPPSMTEMLNARDPRKGNKKEVKKNVEKTEGQKAVIQRYYAFDRCFDDFVGNEEVYKHLARDIILDTFKGINGCILAYGQTGSGKTHSVMGVPADPGMLPRSLAEFFNGIENPSTLNEDNISVKSNDSDNNTKEFLMSVTYLEVYMERVNDLLQEGYRGGAAENLDVKEDPKRGFVVIGIHEETVTSIDEVMLLVAKAEQRRHIAQTNFNETSSRSHTIFTVILESNKVLNDGTSINKRGELKIVDLAGNERAGRASEGVENAKTVLEEGKAINKSLFVLSEVISKLSKRAQAIATGDEKKIKKIQEDLVFIPWRDSKLTRILSKSLGGNCRASVIVAVHPSHLYLDTSFSTLRFALKCKTIKKKIEVNYLSPEQSVIMQQKELIAKLQNQLKHLATSKNVDAQLLGGDKKYVSSRRPEEDEKILALKNELEEKVKKFQNFILKSEFHVNSNNYRTLRSIDANTEKSLKYSMTISPNMKSEFNWLRSFDTHEYDAKWDGIEKYEDHNAQEKFSISKAMDYLKNKSPYKLNSSEISDVLSNDSQKDDSISLNYYNELDELEKLEKNELNKRQKKEKGDTNNKISNKEYDELSKLNFMKNPHLNENEEIEFKGKESSKIKKKVKKNNNFDNKDVVPFKKNDKLKMKNKSTKLKKKKNKKYKKEILDKHTMQKRIEEETDHVSLSTYKDEDNIVKEVDKNLYDTNFPETDSPSLPQQKEQDNNKKRTSIISNLKEKIEEDLKKKKKIISRNVELNKQIKFIMKLMQKVGLSAILTGTVPPGRNIENVLKLQESLKDDLKLYENKKSLGILNGKTNNEDICNDYSKNDNDIESLLNYTLDDGNEAEYAETISHVFINEMFFSFILRIQQKNSNDESLKNIEESLKNEDNSYDLSKKALEDILGYSIVNKIDKIEEINPIKNIKDEKNKNVIDSILNMLTPWEQKILALLYEQQKMRQNVQKMKEKFSQRIQNINSFIKKILIDKIEVEKHINRVLKTMETYKNDLIKTSDVDSNFKFAGLMKKLEEMSISLAEKTRDFNVLADFHLNLRKIVEHKDNLIKELQEENRLFYLVPKYNELLQDLNEQDNEQAKELKKEFLLMYGRLMLVKKKLQEKEVIENDMRNLNIKIYTELVESISVIKNLESQNKFLEFKLNMENKKNMEKIKKLLNEKQKLNKVINEMDKILEKANIDTSDLKDEILENYNASNTNTECEDDEYEKELKENVEKGKKKAKDENLKKKKELNENVHKEKTQKKKKIKKVDLNLNKKKNTKVPIEKNNLNDLNEDNLNSNLSEKQKKLVTNKKKKIPDNIKKKNIKKKKKMDGHLEGDKSLNKLDIGVKKKKRLKEKKIDLLENLKKDSKKENLETVLSEGYENQLERNDISATDYETNEVRHILNMEIEKKTR from the exons ATGGatttgaataaaaatgaagataaaaataaaataaatttggGTGAATTACAAGTTGAATCTTCCTCTAAAGAGGAAGCAATCAGAGTTTGCACTCGTATAAGGCCTCTATTTGAAAAAGAA gtTAATAGGGGACACTTAAAAGCTTGGAAAATGAATAAAACGGATATGCATTTAATAATTGAACCACCTTCTATGACAGAAATGTTAAATGCACGAGATCCaagaaaaggaaataaaaaggaaGTTAAAAAGAATGTGGAAAAAACAGAGGGGCAAAAAGCCGTTATACAACGCTATTATGCTTTTGATAGATGTTTTGATGATTTTG ttgGTAATGAAGAAGTGTATAAACATTTAGCAAGAGATATTATCCTTGATACATTTAAGGGTATAAATGGCTGTATTCTTGCATATGGTCAAACGGGATCTGGAAAGACACATAGTGTTATGGGTGTTCCCGCTGATCCAGGTATGTTACCTAGATCACTGGCAGAATTTTTTAATGGTATTGAAAATCCTTCAACATTAAATGAAGATAATATAAGTGTCAAAAGTAATGATTCtgataataatacaaaagaatttttaatgaGTGTGACATATTTGGAGGTCTATATGGAACGAGTGAACGATTTACTACAAGAGGGATACAGAGGAGGAGCAGCTGAAAACTTAGATGTAAAAGAGGATCCAAAGAGAGGATTTGTAGTAATAGGAATCCATGAAGAAACTGTAACATCAATAGATGAAGTCATGCTTTTAGTTGCAAAGGCTGAACAGAGAAGGCATATTGCTCAAACAAACTTTAATGAAACATCTTCTAGATCACACACAATATTTACAGTTATTTTAGAATCTAATAAAGTATTAAATGATGGTACttctattaataaaagaGGTGAACTTAAAATAGTAGATCTAGCAGGAAATGAAAGAGCTGGAAGGGCATCTGAAGGAGTAGAAAATGCGAAAACTGTGTTAGAAGAAGGAAAagcaataaataaaagtttatttgttttaagtGAAGTTATTTCAAAGTTATCGAAAAGGGCTCAAGCTATAGCTACTGGTGatgaaaaaaagattaaaaaaattcaagaAGATTTAGTTTTTATTCCATGGAGAGATTCTAAACTAACAAGAATTTTAAGCAAAAGTTTAGGGGGAAATTGTCGTGCATCTGTTATTGTTGCTGTACATCCTTCTCATTTATATCTGGATACATCTTTTTCTACCTTACGTTTTGCTTTAAAATgcaaaacaataaaaaaaaaaatagaggtAAATTACTTATCACCAGAACAATCTGTTATTATGCAacaaaaagaattaatagcTAAATTACAAAATCAATTAAAGCATTTAGCAACATCCAAAAATGTTGATGCACAACTACTTGGGGGTGATAAAAAGTACGTGAGTTCTAGAAGACCagaagaagatgaaaaaattttggctttaaaaaatgaattagaagaaaaagttaaaaagtttcagaattttattttaaaatcagAGTTTCACGTAAACTCAAACAATTATAGAACACTAAGATCAATTGATGCAAACACTGAAAAATCACTAAAATATTCAATGACGATTTCTCCTAATATGAAAAGTGAATTTAACTGGCTAAGATCGTTTGATACACATGAATATGATGCTAAGTGGGATGGAATAGAAAAGTATGAGGATCATAACGCTCAAGAAAAGTTCAGTATATCTAAAGCTATGGATTacctaaaaaataaatctcCATATAAACTAAATTCTTCGGAAATTAGTGACGTTTTGTCAAATGACTCTCAAAAAGATGATTCGATTTCTTTGAATTATTATAACGAATTGGatgaattagaaaaattagaaaaaaatgaattaaataaaagacaaaaaaaagaaaaaggagacacaaataataaaatatctaATAAAGAATATGATGAATTAAgtaagttaaattttatgaaaaatcctcatttaaatgaaaatgaagaaatcgAATTTAAAGGAAAAGAATCTagcaaaattaaaaaaaaagttaaaaaaaataataattttgataataaaGATGTTGTACcatttaagaaaaatgataaactaaaaatgaaaaataaatctaccaaattaaaaaaaaaaaaaaataaaaaatataagaaagaAATTCTTGACAAACATACTATGCAAAAAAGAATAGAAGAAGAAACGGATCATGTGTCTTTATCAACTTATAAAGATGAGGACAATATAGTAAAAGAAGTTGACAAAAACTTATATGATACGAACTTTCCCGAAACTGATTCTCCAAGCTTACCTCAACAGAAAGAacaagataataataaaaaacgAACATCTATAATTTCAAatctaaaagaaaaaattgaagaggatttaaaaaaaaaaaaaaaaattattagtaGAAATGTTGAgctaaataaacaaataaaatttattatgaaGTTAATGCAGAAGGTGGGTTTATCTGCAATTTTAACTGGGACAGTTCCTCCTGGTagaaatatagaaaatgttttaaaattacAAGAAAGCTTGAAAGATGATCTAAAActatatgaaaataagaaatCACTTGGAATATTAAATGGAAAAACTAATAACGAAGATATTTGCAATGATTATTCTAAAAATGACAATGATATTGAatctttattaaattatacatTGGATGACGGAAATGAAGCAGAATACGCTGAAACTATATCACATGTgtttataaatgaaatgtttttttcctttatacTTAGAatacaacaaaaaaattctaatGATGAATCTTTAAAAAACATAGAAGAATCACtgaaaaatgaagataattCTTAtgatttatcaaaaaaagcATTAGAAGATATCTTAGGGTACTCAATAGTAAATAAGATAGATAAAATTGAAGAAATAAATCctataaaaaacataaaagatgaaaaaaataaaaatgtaattgATTCAATTTTAAATATGCTTACTCCTTGggaacaaaaaattttagcaCTATTATATGAACAACAAAAAATGAGACAAAATGTTCAAAAgatgaaagaaaaattttcacAACGTATTCAAAATATTAACagttttatcaaaaaaattttaattgacAAGATTGAAGTTGAAAAACACATTAATAGAGTTTTAAAAACAATGGAAACgtataaaaatgatttgaTAAAGACATCTGATGTTGATTCCAATTTTAAATTTGCCGGTTTAATGAAAAAACTTGAAGAAATGTCCATTTCATTGGCAGAAAAGACTAGAGATTTTAATGTACTAGCagattttcatttaaatttaaggAAAATAGTTGAACATAAggataatttaattaaagaatTACAAGAAGAAAATAGATTATTTTACCTTGTTCCAAAGTATAATGAATTACTACAGGATTTAAACGAACAAGATAATGAGCAAGCCAAGGAGTTAAAGAAGgaatttcttttaatgtATGGGCGTTTGATGCTTGTTAAAAAAAAGCTGCAAGAAAAGGAAGTTATAGAGAATGATATgagaaatttaaatataaaaatatacacagAGTTAGTAGAATCAATATCTGTCATAAAGAATTTGGAATCTCAAAATAAATTCTTAGagtttaaattaaatatggaaaataaaaaaaatatggaaaaaattaaaaaattattaaacgAAAAGCAAAAGCTTAACAAAGTAATAAATGAAATGGATAAAATACTTGAAAAAGCAAATATAGATACTAGTGACTTGAAAGATGAAATActtgaaaattataatgcTTCTAACACTAATACGGAATGTGAAGATGatgaatatgaaaaagaactaaaagaaaatgtagaaaagggaaaaaaaaaagcaaaagatgaaaatttaaagaaaaaaaaggaattaaatgaaaatgttcATAAAGAGAaaactcaaaaaaaaaaaaaaattaaaaaagtagatttaaatttaaacaagaagaaaaatacaaaagttcctatagaaaaaaataatttaaatgatttaaatgaaGATAACTTAAATTCAAATTTGTCCGAAAAGCAAAAAAAGTTAgtaactaataaaaaaaaaaaaattcctgataatattaaaaaaaaaaatataaaaaagaaaaaaaaaatggacgGTCATTTGGAGGGAGATAAAAGTCTAAATAAATTAGACATTggtgttaaaaaaaaaaaaagattgaaagaaaaaaaaatagatctattagaaaatttaaaaaaagatagcaaaaaggaaaatttgGAAACTGTATTATCAGAAGGTTACGAAAATCAATTAGAACGTAATGATATTTCTGCCACTGATTATGAAACTAATGAAGTCCgtcatatattaaatatggaaattgaaaaaaaaactagATGA